Part of the Terrisporobacter glycolicus ATCC 14880 = DSM 1288 genome is shown below.
TGCATATTCTACAAGTTTTTTTCCAATTCCATTTCCTCTACTATCATTACTTACAAATAACATTTCAATTTTAAAATCATGTATTCCCATAAAAGCTTTTATCATATCTTTTTTATCTCTTACACATAAAAGTTTACTAACGTATTTAGCACCTTCAATAACTTGAGGCTTTATTGATATTATGTCCTCTTCACTTAAAAAGTTATGTGTTGCTCTTACTGATGATTCCCATGTATTTAGTATTTCTTCCATATCTTTATTATTAATAATATTTAAATTTTCAATTTTTATCATTTAACAATTCCTCCTAAGTAAGTACGTCACTTAATATTATATGTTAAATACGATTTAAAAAGTTTATTAAGAATATTTCTGTACTAACTATAATCAATTAAATATATTTATTTGTTTTTATAGATATATAATATTCTTCTAATACTACTTTCAGATAGAAAATAATCTGTAGACAATTGTTTAATTGATGTTCCTTGTAAGTACTTGCTATATATTTCAAAATTTCTTGTTTTCAGCTCAGCTTTAATTCCACTAACCTCACCCCAAGATTTTTTGCTGTTATCTTTCTTTGGAATGTATATATAATCACCATCAATGTATTTTTGAACTAAATCTAAAACATCTTTAGGTAATATATTTTATCGCTCCTTACAAACTATGCTTTGATATTATTGCAGCTTTTGCTTGGAGCTAAATTAATTAATCTAATTTTACAAAACATGATGACACCTACCTTCTTGCTTAATTACGTTATTATATCATAAATTATAAAACTAAATGTCTAGTAAAAGAGATGTTTTCGTGAAAACTTAAAATAAAATATATTAATAGTTTGTATAACTTGATATGAGGTCAGAATTTGAGTTATTATAATATAAAGAAAACTTAATTACGTTTAGATTCTTCAGAAATTATATTTGAAGAAAATAGATAATCTAAATTAACCAGATTTATTTTACTTTTAGATCAATGGACAGAATCTTATTTATATAAGTTTGTAATAATGTTTCATAAATAAAAATTCTAGGGGGGACTTCGTATGAAAACAGCAACATTTCTAGAAATATTAACAGTAGCAGAAAAACTAAAATGTAATACTAGGCACTCATGGACATCAAACGGACGTCATGAAAGTGTGGCAGAACATAGTTGGCGTATTGCATTAATGGCATTATTAATGCGTGACGAATTTCCAGAGATTGATATGGACAAGGTAATTCGTATGTGTTTGATTCATGATTTAGGGGAAGCCTTTACTGGAGATATTCCTACTTTTGAGAAGAAAGAAGAAGATAGTGAAAAAGAGGATGAGATATTTTTCCAGTGGATTTCAACTTTTCCTAATCCTTATGATGAGGAATTCACAGAGCTTCTAAAGGAAATGAATGAACGCAAGACTGATGAAGCAAAGCTTTATAAAGCATTAGATAATTTAGAAGCAGTCATTCAGCATAACGAGGCGGATATTAGTACTTGGATTGAGCTAGAATATGACTTACAGTTTACTTATGGTGCAGATAAGGTGGAGTTTTCTCCTTATTTAAAAGAGCTTAAGAAAGAAATAGACAAAAGAACCACAGAAAAAATAGCTCAAAAGAATGAATCTTAGTTATTTAGAATAAATAACAGTGACTATCTCACAAGCAAGGATGCTAATTTGATTAGTAGTGTAAATTATTATGAAATGAAAATTGTGGAGAATTGATTATTATGACTAAAAGAGTAGTATATTTTATAATCACAGTGCTAGTAATGTTAATGGGTTTGTTATCGAGAAAATTCATGTTTATATTTCCAAGCCACATTGCTCCATATGTAGGAGATATGTTATGGGCTATGATGGTTTACTTTGGTTTTAGGTTCTTGTTTCCAAAGTTAGAGCTTTTAAAAAGTTTCAATATAGCACTTATTTTTTCTTTTGCTATAGAGACGAGTCAGCTATATCAGGCTGAGTGGATAAATATTATACGTAAAACTACTATTGGAGGTTTAGTACTTGGACATGGGTTTTTATGGATAGACTTAATAAGCTATTTTATAGGTATTATAATTGCTTTAATAATAGATAAAGTTTTAAATCATGCTAAATTTATAAAAGAATCAAGCAAATAGAAGGGGTACACAAAAATGTGTATCCCTTTTAACTTTGCTTTAAAAATTTTAGCCTATGCTCAAAACAATATATAATGGGTATTTTTTATGGCAGAATATTCTTTATATTTATCTGAAAATAATGTAGAATTTTAATGGGGATTAAAAAGAGGAGGCATAGTTAAAATGAAAAAATTATTAACATCATTTATTTTAGTTCTATCCATAATAATGGGGCAAATAACACCAATATCATGGGCAGAAGAAAAAATGACTAAAGAAGTAAAAGCTAGTGAAAGTAACGCATCAAGAGAGTACGAGGAAACAGAAGATAGCAAAAACTATATTGAAGTAGAAAAAGATGGACTAATTGGTAATATAGCCGATTATGAAAATGGAGAAGTATTCGCTTTTCAATTTGAAGGAGTATTAAATAGTAGTAATGAAATGATTAATTTTATCTTCGATGAATATTCTTACAAAGATGAAATCTACAACGATATAACAACCATAGAGTTTTTCGTTAAACTTGGAGATAAGATGGAATACGTAGCATCTAGAAATTTCACTTTAAATAATGATTTAGATAGGCATAGAGCTACAATAGATAGAGAATATTTCGACGATCAAGAATACATATATGCAAGAATAGGAAAATCTATGGACAAAGATGATGATTACTACTGTGGAACACTTTTATTTAAGGTACGAAATCCTTTTTATAAAGGTGGTGGAGAAGTAGTAAACATACCTGATAAAAAATTACACAAATCTATAAATGATAGTCTATACCAAGAGGCCTATACTCCAGTAACAAAGTATAGAATGTCACAAGTTAAAGAAATAAACTTAGAAGATGCTGGTGTTAAGAATTTAGAAGGTTTACAATATTGTGTAAACTTGGAATATTTATTCTTACAAAATAATGAAATTGAAGATTTTACACCTATTTCAAATCTAACAAAATTAAAAACATTAAACTTAAATGAGAACAATATAAAAGATATCTCTTTTATAAAGAACTTAACAAATTTAACGAAATTATATTTAAAGCAAAATCAAATAATAAGTGTATCTAATTTAAAGAATCTAAGCAAATTAAATACATTAATTTTAGAAAGAAATAAAATATCTAATATATTTTATTTATCAGGATTAAAGAACTTAACATATTTAAACCTTGGTTCAAACAATATATCTGATATATCTGTAGTAGAAAACTTTTCAAAATTAAAGCATTTTAGAGGTAGTCAAAATAAAATCACAGATATAAGTCCTTTAGGGAAATTGCCAAATATAACAGAATTACATTTATCAACACAAAGAATAGAATTAGGACCAGTGTCAATAAAAGAGGGGAAATTTATATTTAAAAATCCACTTATTGGTCTTAATGGAAAGCCAATAGCTCCAAGCAGAGTAGGAAATGGTGGTACATATTCAAAAACTTCTAATACTATAACTTGGAATAATCCTTTCTATAGTGTAGACTATCGTTTTTCTCATAAATTAGGAGTTTCAGGTACAGACTATACAGGAGATTTTTATATTTCGTTACTTACACCGATGTCTTATTTTAGTGTAAATAGTATCAATAAAACTTCAACAACTATCACAGGTAAAGGTTTGGCTAATTCCACAGTAAGAGCTTATGTTAATAATAAAAAAATAGGAACAACGGCTAAAGTTAGCTGGAATGGAAACTTTACTATTAAAAGTATAAGTGGATTAAAAGCTGGAGACAAAGTAGTTGTTAAGATGAGCCAAGATGGATATGAGCCTACACAAAAAACTATAACAGTAAGAAATACTTTTAGTAAATTTACAGTAAACTCGATTAATAATAAATCTACAGTTATAAGTGGAAAAGGATTAAAATCAGCAACTGTAAAAGCTTATATAAATGGAAAACAAGTAGGAACAACAGCTAAAGTTGATTCTACAGGAAACTATACTATAAAAAACATAAGTGGACTGAAAGCTGGTAGCAAAATAGTTGTTAAAATAAGTAAAGACGGTTATGAAACTAAACAAAATACTGTAACAGTATTAAATACTTTCAATACATTTACAGTAAATTCAATCACTACTAAATCAACATCAATAAGTGGAAAAGGATTAAAAACAGCAACGATAAAGGCTTATATAGATGGAAAACAAATCGGAAAAACAGTTACAGTAAGCTCAAATGGAACTTATAAAATAACTGGTGTGAAAAACCTTAAAAAAGGTAAAAAAGTAGAAGTGAAAATAAGTAAATCAGGATATTCAACCAAAAGTAAGACCGTAGCAATAAAATAAACTAAATAATTGACCTATTTGAAGCTAGGTTCTGGTAAAAGAGAGTTTGGAAAAATATTAATTTGCAATAAGTACAAATTAAAAAGGGGAAGTTATTATGAAATTTTTTACAAAAGAATATCAAAGAGATATGGGAAGAACTGATATACATATGCTAATGAGAGCTACAAAAAAAGCAGAAAAATTTGATGAAAAATACTACCAAGATTTATATAAAAAAGAATTGAAAGAATTCTTACAAGAGCAAAAAGAGTTATGTGAAATGTCAGAAGAAGATGAATTTGACGAAACAGATTGGGATGAAATATCCGTAATGGATGAAGAAGGTAATATGGTAAGTGTAAGTGAATTTATGTCACAAGAAGAAGTAGAAGAACTTAGAAACAGCATATTGGAAGGGGAAAGAGAAGCATTAGAAAATTTTGAAATGGATGAATACGATGAGTTAGAACTAACAAATAAATTTGCCCAAAATCACAAGGACGAAATAGAATTTCTAAAAAACAATTTGCCAAAAGACATTCTAGAAGATGTGGCAGATATAAGAGTGTTAGCTCTTAATAAGGTGTCAAAAAACCTTAAAAAGAGAATAGAAAAATATTGTAAAGAAAATGAAAAAACAACAAAAAAAGTAATGGAGGACTACTTTAATTACTTTAAAATGATAGAAAATCAAATTTCACAGAAAATATTGGATAATTATGATTTTCATGATTGTGAGATTTTAAGTATAAAAAAAGTTGGAGATGATATTGTCTTTGACCTTGATAATAGTGGTGGTTTTACAGATATAAATAAGATAATTTATAGAAATGGCCAGATGATAGAAAATAATTTGGAGGAAAACTCATACTGGATTTATGATGAAATATATAAGCTGGATGAATTATATGAGTTTCACATAGGAATAAGCAGCAACAACGAGTATGGTTACGATTATATAACTTTAAGAGCAAGTGATGTGGATTTTGAATAAATTTAGAAATTAAAAAGATATAGAATTAGTATAATATTAAATCCTATATCTTTTTTACTTGATTTTAAATAAAATTTATTGTAATATTACCTATAAAAACAATGTATATAAAATTAAGGAAATAGGTATAACGCTCTATTAGCCTATTAGCAAAAGGAGATTTACAATGAAAAAAGAAAGAAGTATGTTTTTGAAAATAGGACTTTCAGTAATAGCCCTATTTCTTTTGATTTATTACTGGAAAAATATTTCGGCAGGAGCAAAGACATTTATAGCAGTAGCCAACCCTCTAGTAATTGGGTGCATGATTGCTTATATTTTAAATATTATCATGAAGTTTTACGAGAGAATATTATTTAAAAACTGTAAAAATGAAGTATTACTTAAGTTTAAAAGAACTATATCAATACTTTTATCAATTGGTAGCGTTGTGATTATATTTATATTAATAGCAAGGTTAATAATACCTGAGCTAAAATCATCTATTGAAGTACTTATTTCTAGTATTCCACCTTTTACAGATCATATGATTGATTTATTAAATTCTAATCCTAATATACAAAACTTGTTGCCTAAAGATATAACTAGTTTTAATATGGATATGGTAAACTGGCAAGAAATAATCGATAATGGTTTTAAGTGGTTTACTTCTGGAGCAGGAACTGTTATAGAATATGTAACTGGTTTCTTCTCAGTAGTATTTAATTTTGTAGTAGGGTTAATATTTGCTATTTATATATTAGGTGGAAAAGAAAAACTAAGTAATCAATTTACTAGATTAATAAACACATACACAACTCCTAAAATAAGTGAAAGAACATTTTATGTGCTAAGAGTAGTTGATGAGTGTTTCCACAACTTTATAGTTGGACAATGTACAGAAGCTTTAATACTTGGAACACTTTGTACAGTAGGAATGTTTATTTTAAAATTCCCATATGCACTTATGGTAGGAGTGCTTATAGGATGTACGGCTTTGATTCCTATAGCTGGAGCTTATATTGGTGCAATTGTTGGATTTATTATGATTTTCACAGTATCACCAACTAAGGCAATGTTATTTTTAGTGTTTATAGTTGTGTTACAACAATTAGAAAATCAATTTATTTACCCAAAGGTGGTAGGTTCTTCTATTGGACTTCCTGGTATATGGGTATTTGCAGCAGTTATGATAGGTGGAGGATTGTTTGGAATTCAAGGTGTTTTATTTGGAATTCCTACAGTGTCTATTGTTTATCAATTGTTGAAAAAGGATATGAATAAAAGAGAAGGAAGTAATCCTTCACTGGAATCAGAACAATTATCTATATAAAAAATACAATCAAAAGAGTATTTTACTATAATATAAGTATAAAAAAGTTGCTTTTCGAAGCAACTTTTTAATTCTCTAAAAGACCATTACTCTAAAGACCTATTTTAACTCGTTATGCTATAATACAATAAATGTTGCAATTAATATTTTAATGCAATAATAAATTTGCAGTAGAAATGGATAGGTGTGCTAATTAGATGAAATATGATTTTATAT
Proteins encoded:
- a CDS encoding GNAT family N-acetyltransferase, with the protein product MIKIENLNIINNKDMEEILNTWESSVRATHNFLSEEDIISIKPQVIEGAKYVSKLLCVRDKKDMIKAFMGIHDFKIEMLFVSNDSRGNGIGKKLVEYAIEVLNANYVDVNEQNPQALGFYKHMGFKVFKKSEFDEQGNPFPILHMKLK
- a CDS encoding CD3324 family protein: MLPKDVLDLVQKYIDGDYIYIPKKDNSKKSWGEVSGIKAELKTRNFEIYSKYLQGTSIKQLSTDYFLSESSIRRILYIYKNK
- a CDS encoding HD domain-containing protein, which encodes MKTATFLEILTVAEKLKCNTRHSWTSNGRHESVAEHSWRIALMALLMRDEFPEIDMDKVIRMCLIHDLGEAFTGDIPTFEKKEEDSEKEDEIFFQWISTFPNPYDEEFTELLKEMNERKTDEAKLYKALDNLEAVIQHNEADISTWIELEYDLQFTYGADKVEFSPYLKELKKEIDKRTTEKIAQKNES
- a CDS encoding DUF2809 domain-containing protein, whose amino-acid sequence is MTKRVVYFIITVLVMLMGLLSRKFMFIFPSHIAPYVGDMLWAMMVYFGFRFLFPKLELLKSFNIALIFSFAIETSQLYQAEWINIIRKTTIGGLVLGHGFLWIDLISYFIGIIIALIIDKVLNHAKFIKESSK
- a CDS encoding leucine-rich repeat domain-containing protein; the protein is MKKLLTSFILVLSIIMGQITPISWAEEKMTKEVKASESNASREYEETEDSKNYIEVEKDGLIGNIADYENGEVFAFQFEGVLNSSNEMINFIFDEYSYKDEIYNDITTIEFFVKLGDKMEYVASRNFTLNNDLDRHRATIDREYFDDQEYIYARIGKSMDKDDDYYCGTLLFKVRNPFYKGGGEVVNIPDKKLHKSINDSLYQEAYTPVTKYRMSQVKEINLEDAGVKNLEGLQYCVNLEYLFLQNNEIEDFTPISNLTKLKTLNLNENNIKDISFIKNLTNLTKLYLKQNQIISVSNLKNLSKLNTLILERNKISNIFYLSGLKNLTYLNLGSNNISDISVVENFSKLKHFRGSQNKITDISPLGKLPNITELHLSTQRIELGPVSIKEGKFIFKNPLIGLNGKPIAPSRVGNGGTYSKTSNTITWNNPFYSVDYRFSHKLGVSGTDYTGDFYISLLTPMSYFSVNSINKTSTTITGKGLANSTVRAYVNNKKIGTTAKVSWNGNFTIKSISGLKAGDKVVVKMSQDGYEPTQKTITVRNTFSKFTVNSINNKSTVISGKGLKSATVKAYINGKQVGTTAKVDSTGNYTIKNISGLKAGSKIVVKISKDGYETKQNTVTVLNTFNTFTVNSITTKSTSISGKGLKTATIKAYIDGKQIGKTVTVSSNGTYKITGVKNLKKGKKVEVKISKSGYSTKSKTVAIK
- a CDS encoding DUF4085 family protein, with the protein product MKFFTKEYQRDMGRTDIHMLMRATKKAEKFDEKYYQDLYKKELKEFLQEQKELCEMSEEDEFDETDWDEISVMDEEGNMVSVSEFMSQEEVEELRNSILEGEREALENFEMDEYDELELTNKFAQNHKDEIEFLKNNLPKDILEDVADIRVLALNKVSKNLKKRIEKYCKENEKTTKKVMEDYFNYFKMIENQISQKILDNYDFHDCEILSIKKVGDDIVFDLDNSGGFTDINKIIYRNGQMIENNLEENSYWIYDEIYKLDELYEFHIGISSNNEYGYDYITLRASDVDFE
- a CDS encoding AI-2E family transporter, which gives rise to MKKERSMFLKIGLSVIALFLLIYYWKNISAGAKTFIAVANPLVIGCMIAYILNIIMKFYERILFKNCKNEVLLKFKRTISILLSIGSVVIIFILIARLIIPELKSSIEVLISSIPPFTDHMIDLLNSNPNIQNLLPKDITSFNMDMVNWQEIIDNGFKWFTSGAGTVIEYVTGFFSVVFNFVVGLIFAIYILGGKEKLSNQFTRLINTYTTPKISERTFYVLRVVDECFHNFIVGQCTEALILGTLCTVGMFILKFPYALMVGVLIGCTALIPIAGAYIGAIVGFIMIFTVSPTKAMLFLVFIVVLQQLENQFIYPKVVGSSIGLPGIWVFAAVMIGGGLFGIQGVLFGIPTVSIVYQLLKKDMNKREGSNPSLESEQLSI